Genomic window (Gammaproteobacteria bacterium):
ATAGAGGCCCGAACTGCCCAAGCGGGCAGCGCAGCGCCCGTTTGCTTGCCCTCAATGAAAACGGCCCGCACTGAGCGGGCCGTTTTCGATTCCTGAGACGAACCACCCGAAACGGATGGACGCCGACTCGCTCAGAGGTCGAGCGCGTCCAGCGGGTCCAGCGCTTCGAGTTCAACCTTCGGCGCCTGAACGGCCGGCAGATCGGCTTCGTCCAGCACCTCGCGGTCCACGTGGCCTTCCGCGATCTCGCGCAAGGAAACGACGGTGGACTTGTGATTGCCCCAGGGAATCTTGGCTTCGGCGCCGCGCGCAAGCTGGCGAGCACGTTTGGCGGCCACCAAAGTCAGTTCGAACTGATTCGGCAGTTTTTCCAGACAATCTTCGACGGTGACACGAGCCATTGCTAAACCTTCAAAACACCAACAAAAGGGCGGGAATTCTATACCTTCCGCGCCGTGGAATCCAGCAGACGTTCGACCAGCCCGGCATGACGGGCCGAGGCCACGGGGCGGCTGAGTCGGCGTGCCACAAAGACGGCGATCAATTCATCCAGCGCCTGCGCAAAATCGTCGTTGACGATCAGATAGTCGTATTCGGCATGGTGCGCGATTTCACCGTGTGCCTCCGCCATGCGTTCGGCGATCGTTTCAGCGCTGTCCTGTCCTCGCGAATGCAGGCGTTGCTCCAGGACTTCGACCGACGGCGGCAGAATGAAGATGCCGATCGCCTCCGGCATCTGCGCCTTGACTTGGCGGGCGCCCTGCCAGTCGATGTCGAGGACCACATCGACACCGCGCGCCAACAGTTCTTCAGTCTTTGCGCGACCGGTGCCATAGCGCCGGCCGAACACTTCGGCGTGCTCGAAAAACTCTCCGTTGTCGATCATCGCCACAAATCCGGCTTCGTCGACGAAATGATAGTGCTGCCCATCGGTTTCGCCAGGCCGGCATTTGCGGGTGGTATACGACACCGAAATCTCCGCAGACATCTGACGGCGCGCGAGCTCGGCGATGGCCGCCCGTGTCAGCGAGGTCTTGCCCCCACCCGACGGCGCCGAAACGACGAACAGACCGCCGCGCTCCACCTCATTCGACATTCTGGACCTGCTCGCGCATCTGTTCGATCAGCACCTTCATCTCCACCGCGCAGCGCGTCATCTCCGCATCCTGAGACTTGGACGACAAGGTGTTCGCTTCGCGATTGAGTTCCTGCATCAGGAAATCGAGACGGCGCCCCACCGCGTCGTCCCGCCCCAAGGTTCTTCGAACTTCGCCGATATGGGTGGCCAGTCTCGACATTTCCTCATCGACATCCAGGCGCTGGGCCAGCAGCGCCAACTCCTGCTCAAGGCGACCGGGATCGACGTCGACGCCGAGCTCTCGGCATCGCTCCCGGACCTTATCCAGCATTCCGCCACGCACTTCCGGAAGACGCTTCCGCACGGCCGCAACCAAGGATTCCATCAACTCGCAGCGCTGCATCAGGTACTGGCGCAGGCGCTCGCCTTCACGCTCGCGAGTTTGGGCGAAATCGTCCAAGGCGGCCTTGTAGGTTTCCAGAGCCAAGGCCTGTAGCGGCGCAAAGTCTGCGGACGATTCGCTGACCACCCCCGGCCAGGCGAGGACGCGCTGTAGATCGATTTGTGAGCTTGCACCGGCGGCCTCCCGCACCAGCTCCAGCGCATCGAGAACCTGCTGCAGCCGCGATCGATCGATCTTGATGTTGCCGCCATCAATCTCTGTTGAATAGCGAAGCTGCGCCTCCACCTTGCCGCGCGACACGCATTCGGCTGCCATCGTCCGCAGCTCATTTTCGAGTCCACGAAATTCTTCCGGCAAGCGCAACTGCAGATCGAGGTAACGGTGATTGACGGATCGTAGTTCCCAGGTGATCTGTCCTGCCTGGTTCTGCAGTTCCGCCCGCGCGTAGCCAGTCATGCTGCGTATCATTCGGTGCCTCGCGTTGTCGCGATAATGGAGGCGATGAATTCTACCGCAGCCAGCCCGCTGCCGACCGTAGCCCTGCTCACATCGCTCTGATGCACCGCGCACTCATCGCTTGACTGCGCTCCGAGCGTAGGGATGCCCCAATAGAAATCGGCCTACCGTTGGCCGCACAAAACAAGCGGATACGATAAGCCGACTTTTAAGCTTGACGTCTGCCCGCCG
Coding sequences:
- the rpoZ gene encoding DNA-directed RNA polymerase subunit omega — translated: MARVTVEDCLEKLPNQFELTLVAAKRARQLARGAEAKIPWGNHKSTVVSLREIAEGHVDREVLDEADLPAVQAPKVELEALDPLDALDL
- the gmk gene encoding guanylate kinase, whose amino-acid sequence is MSNEVERGGLFVVSAPSGGGKTSLTRAAIAELARRQMSAEISVSYTTRKCRPGETDGQHYHFVDEAGFVAMIDNGEFFEHAEVFGRRYGTGRAKTEELLARGVDVVLDIDWQGARQVKAQMPEAIGIFILPPSVEVLEQRLHSRGQDSAETIAERMAEAHGEIAHHAEYDYLIVNDDFAQALDELIAVFVARRLSRPVASARHAGLVERLLDSTARKV
- a CDS encoding YicC family protein; its protein translation is MIRSMTGYARAELQNQAGQITWELRSVNHRYLDLQLRLPEEFRGLENELRTMAAECVSRGKVEAQLRYSTEIDGGNIKIDRSRLQQVLDALELVREAAGASSQIDLQRVLAWPGVVSESSADFAPLQALALETYKAALDDFAQTREREGERLRQYLMQRCELMESLVAAVRKRLPEVRGGMLDKVRERCRELGVDVDPGRLEQELALLAQRLDVDEEMSRLATHIGEVRRTLGRDDAVGRRLDFLMQELNREANTLSSKSQDAEMTRCAVEMKVLIEQMREQVQNVE